From the Micromonospora lupini genome, one window contains:
- a CDS encoding carbohydrate ABC transporter permease: protein MSSQTKSPETAAARENPARRRRRVDRLPYLLLLPALVIIGVLLLWPLGQVVAMSFYRLNSVRQLRGDREWPWVGLGNYTDILSDPFFLTVLRNTVLFAAANVLLTMVLGTLVGLLLNRLGRKMATFVASCVMLAWATPALTGTIVWKWIFDDTSGLVTWLFNALPDGLSNGLFGRSDWTGYGWFNSPLLFFAILTLVVVWHSFPFIAVSVLAGLKSVPSELHEAARVDGASPWRVFWKITFPLLRPVFGILIVLSTIWDFKVFTQQFVLAGGTQDRPTFMLSIYSYAEAFSPPPKYGLGAAIAVILTLILLVVTGFYVRMVLRQEDES, encoded by the coding sequence GTGAGCTCACAGACAAAAAGCCCGGAGACGGCCGCCGCGCGGGAGAACCCCGCGCGGCGGCGTCGCCGGGTGGACCGCCTGCCCTACCTGCTGCTCCTGCCCGCCCTGGTGATCATCGGGGTGCTGCTGCTCTGGCCGCTCGGCCAGGTGGTGGCGATGTCCTTCTACCGCCTCAACAGCGTCCGGCAGTTGCGCGGCGACCGGGAGTGGCCGTGGGTGGGGCTCGGCAACTACACAGACATCCTCTCCGACCCGTTCTTCCTGACGGTGCTGCGCAACACGGTGCTGTTCGCCGCGGCCAACGTGCTGCTCACGATGGTGCTCGGCACCCTGGTCGGGCTGCTGCTCAACCGGCTCGGCCGCAAGATGGCCACCTTCGTCGCCAGTTGCGTGATGCTTGCCTGGGCCACCCCGGCGCTGACCGGCACGATCGTCTGGAAGTGGATCTTCGATGACACGAGCGGCCTGGTCACCTGGCTGTTCAACGCGCTGCCCGACGGTCTGTCCAACGGCCTCTTCGGTCGCAGCGACTGGACCGGCTATGGCTGGTTCAACTCGCCGCTGCTCTTCTTCGCCATCCTGACCCTGGTGGTCGTGTGGCACTCGTTCCCGTTCATCGCGGTGAGCGTGCTCGCCGGCCTGAAGAGCGTGCCGAGCGAGTTGCACGAGGCGGCCCGGGTGGACGGCGCGAGCCCATGGCGGGTCTTCTGGAAGATCACGTTCCCGCTGTTGCGCCCGGTCTTCGGGATCCTGATCGTGCTCTCCACCATCTGGGACTTCAAGGTCTTCACCCAGCAGTTCGTCCTGGCCGGCGGCACCCAGGACCGGCCGACGTTCATGCTCTCCATCTACTCGTACGCCGAAGCCTTCTCTCCGCCGCCGAAGTACGGCCTCGGCGCTGCCATCGCGGTGATCCTCACGCTGATCCTGCTCGTGGTGACCGGCTTCTACGTACGGATGGTGCTCAGGCAGGAGGACGAGTCGTGA
- a CDS encoding phytanoyl-CoA dioxygenase family protein, translated as MFDYGDRTGYEPISDTDRKEFHEQGFLLLRNVLTEDHRAALEAAVDRVYAEEQAKGNTKKDGTLHLLGFLERDELFGELLTHPIAFPYMWGLAGWNIYTHHNHLDVTPPAAEPEKPYWGWHQDGYRQNSDPETMDPNLPRPMFSLKVAYVLSDLSETGRGATKVIPGSHLKNSLPRPADLTVQNPDPEGTVEITANPGDAFIFDRRQWHSRSTNLSTITRKMLFVGYTYRWIRPLDELHPDLDGEWYRNRTPVQRQLIGEGTHTANYWGINWDGYVDDEIPLRKELKERGLLDRNVPWLR; from the coding sequence GTGTTCGATTACGGCGACCGGACCGGCTACGAACCGATCAGCGACACTGACCGCAAGGAGTTTCACGAGCAGGGCTTCCTCCTGCTGCGCAACGTCCTGACGGAGGACCACCGGGCGGCGCTGGAGGCGGCTGTCGACCGCGTCTACGCGGAGGAGCAGGCCAAGGGCAACACCAAGAAGGACGGCACGCTGCACCTGCTGGGCTTCCTGGAGCGCGACGAGCTGTTCGGCGAGCTGCTCACCCACCCGATCGCCTTCCCGTACATGTGGGGGCTGGCCGGCTGGAACATCTACACCCACCACAACCACCTGGACGTCACCCCACCGGCCGCCGAGCCGGAGAAACCGTACTGGGGCTGGCACCAGGACGGGTACCGCCAGAACTCCGACCCGGAGACGATGGACCCGAACCTGCCCCGGCCGATGTTCTCGCTGAAGGTCGCGTACGTGCTCTCCGACCTGTCGGAGACCGGCCGCGGCGCCACCAAGGTCATCCCGGGCAGCCACCTGAAGAACTCGCTGCCGCGGCCGGCGGACCTCACCGTGCAGAACCCCGACCCGGAGGGCACGGTGGAGATCACCGCGAACCCGGGCGACGCGTTCATCTTCGACCGTCGGCAGTGGCACTCCCGCTCGACGAACCTGTCGACCATCACCCGCAAGATGCTCTTCGTCGGCTACACCTACCGATGGATCCGCCCGCTCGACGAGCTGCACCCGGACCTGGACGGCGAGTGGTACCGCAACCGCACGCCAGTGCAGCGCCAGCTGATCGGTGAGGGCACCCACACCGCCAACTACTGGGGCATCAACTGGGACGGGTACGTCGACGACGAGATCCCGCTGCGCAAGGAGCTCAAGGAGCGCGGTCTGCTGGACCGCAACGTTCCCTGGCTGCGCTGA
- a CDS encoding 16S rRNA (uracil(1498)-N(3))-methyltransferase — protein sequence MSAPLFLVDALPTGDALTLDGPEGHHAATVQRLRVGEELLLADGRGGTAAAVVTAVGKGSLDVTVTSRGYADAPVPRIVTVQGIAKGDRGELAVQAMTEVGVDEIVPWAASRSVAQWRGDRGVRAREKWVATAREAAKQARRPWLPVVAGAPDESTATVARRIAGAAAGFVLHEEAEERLTTAELPSAGEIVLVVGPEGGIAPAELTAFREAGGRPVRLGPAVLRTSTAGVAALSVLATRLGRW from the coding sequence GTGTCGGCGCCGCTCTTCCTGGTCGACGCGCTGCCCACCGGTGACGCGTTGACCCTGGACGGCCCCGAGGGCCACCACGCCGCGACCGTGCAGCGGCTGCGCGTCGGCGAGGAGTTGCTGCTCGCCGACGGCCGGGGTGGCACGGCCGCCGCCGTGGTCACCGCCGTCGGCAAGGGCAGCCTGGACGTCACCGTCACCTCCCGGGGGTACGCGGACGCGCCCGTACCCCGGATCGTCACCGTGCAGGGCATCGCCAAGGGCGACCGGGGCGAGTTGGCCGTGCAGGCGATGACCGAGGTCGGGGTGGACGAGATCGTGCCCTGGGCGGCGTCGCGCTCGGTGGCCCAGTGGCGCGGCGACCGGGGCGTACGGGCCCGGGAGAAGTGGGTCGCCACCGCCCGCGAGGCGGCGAAGCAGGCCCGCCGGCCCTGGCTACCGGTGGTGGCCGGTGCGCCGGACGAGTCCACCGCGACTGTCGCCCGCCGCATCGCCGGCGCCGCCGCCGGGTTCGTCCTGCACGAGGAGGCCGAGGAGCGGCTGACCACCGCCGAGCTGCCGTCCGCCGGTGAGATCGTCCTGGTCGTCGGCCCGGAGGGCGGCATCGCCCCGGCCGAGCTGACCGCGTTCCGCGAGGCCGGTGGCCGGCCGGTGCGACTCGGCCCGGCGGTGCTGCGCACCTCCACCGCCGGAGTGGCCGCGCTCAGCGTGCTCGCCACCCGACTGGGCCGCTGGTAG
- a CDS encoding carbohydrate ABC transporter permease, whose translation MKKVALNAAGLLVALFAAFPVYWMISTSLKPSNEIFSSTPQPVPTHPTLAHYREILTGNLIPGVSFFDFFVNSAIVAVSTVVLSGLVALLAATAVARFRFKLRTSFLIMLLVVQMIPLEALVIPLFLMIQRLGLYNTLPSLILTYLGFSLPFAVWMLRGFVAAVPKELEEAAAIDGASRAQTFRRVLFPLVAPGLVATSIFSFITAWNELIFALTFVNDQSRYTLPVAMTFFFGRDDTNWGPVMAASTLFTLPVIIFFLLVQRRMVSGLVAGAVKG comes from the coding sequence GTGAAGAAGGTGGCCCTCAACGCCGCCGGGCTGCTTGTCGCGCTCTTCGCGGCGTTCCCGGTCTACTGGATGATCTCGACCTCGCTGAAGCCGAGCAACGAGATCTTCTCGTCCACCCCGCAGCCGGTGCCGACCCACCCGACGCTTGCGCACTACCGGGAGATCCTGACCGGCAACCTGATCCCCGGCGTGAGCTTCTTCGACTTCTTCGTCAACAGCGCGATCGTCGCGGTGTCGACCGTGGTGCTCAGCGGCCTGGTCGCGCTGCTCGCCGCGACGGCGGTGGCCCGGTTCCGCTTCAAGCTGCGGACCAGCTTCCTGATCATGCTGCTCGTGGTGCAGATGATCCCGCTGGAGGCGTTGGTCATCCCGCTGTTCCTGATGATCCAGCGGCTCGGGCTCTACAACACCCTGCCCAGCCTGATCCTCACGTACCTCGGCTTCTCGCTGCCGTTCGCGGTCTGGATGCTGCGCGGGTTCGTCGCCGCCGTGCCCAAGGAGCTGGAGGAGGCGGCGGCCATCGACGGCGCGAGCCGGGCCCAGACATTCCGTCGGGTGCTGTTCCCGCTTGTCGCGCCCGGCCTGGTCGCCACAAGCATCTTCTCCTTCATCACCGCGTGGAACGAGCTGATCTTCGCGTTGACGTTCGTCAACGACCAGAGTCGCTACACGCTGCCGGTGGCGATGACGTTCTTCTTCGGGCGCGACGACACCAACTGGGGGCCGGTCATGGCCGCCTCCACCCTGTTCACCCTGCCGGTCATCATCTTCTTCCTGCTGGTGCAGCGGCGGATGGTCTCCGGCCTGGTAGCCGGCGCCGTCAAGGGCTGA
- the hemW gene encoding radical SAM family heme chaperone HemW translates to MPGVLPDGETVPVDGSLPVTATSAVGARGFGVYVHVPFCASRCGYCDFNTYTAAELGGGASREAYADTVLAELALAARVLGDNPPPRVDTVFVGGGTPTLLPADDLARILDGIDRTWGLAADAEVTTEANPESVTPESLRRLRAAGYTRISLGMQSAAPGVLAILDRKHSAGRATAAALEARDAGFEHVNLDLIYGTPGERAEDFAATLEQVVAAGVDHVSAYALIVEDGTRLAARMKRGELAYPSDDVAADRYLAAEAALDAAGLSWYEVSNWARTDAARCRHNLLYWTGADWWGLGPGAHSHVGGVRWWNVKHPTTYAQRLASGASPGLAREVLTVDEAHMEDVMLRLRLASGLPLAVLDAAGRAGAERALANGLLAAGDYAAGRAVLTLRGRLLADAVVRDLLP, encoded by the coding sequence ATGCCCGGCGTCCTTCCAGATGGTGAGACCGTCCCCGTCGACGGATCGCTGCCCGTCACCGCCACCTCGGCGGTCGGCGCGCGCGGCTTCGGCGTGTACGTCCACGTGCCGTTCTGCGCCAGCCGCTGCGGCTACTGCGACTTCAACACCTACACGGCCGCCGAGCTGGGCGGGGGCGCCAGCCGCGAGGCGTACGCCGACACCGTGCTTGCCGAGCTGGCGCTCGCCGCCCGGGTGCTCGGCGACAACCCGCCGCCCCGGGTCGACACGGTCTTCGTCGGCGGCGGCACTCCCACCCTGCTCCCCGCCGACGACCTGGCCCGCATCCTCGACGGCATCGATCGCACCTGGGGGCTCGCCGCCGACGCCGAGGTGACGACCGAGGCCAACCCGGAGTCGGTCACGCCGGAGTCGTTGCGGCGGCTGCGGGCGGCCGGCTACACCCGGATCTCGCTGGGCATGCAGTCCGCCGCACCGGGCGTGCTGGCGATCCTGGACCGCAAACACAGCGCCGGTCGGGCCACCGCCGCCGCCCTGGAGGCACGCGACGCCGGGTTCGAGCACGTCAACCTGGACCTGATCTACGGCACGCCTGGGGAGCGGGCCGAGGACTTCGCCGCCACGCTGGAGCAGGTGGTCGCCGCCGGGGTGGACCACGTCAGCGCGTACGCCCTGATTGTCGAGGACGGCACCCGGCTCGCCGCGCGGATGAAGCGCGGCGAGCTGGCGTACCCCAGTGACGACGTCGCCGCGGACCGCTACCTGGCCGCGGAGGCCGCCCTCGACGCGGCCGGCCTGTCCTGGTACGAGGTGTCCAACTGGGCGCGCACCGACGCGGCCCGGTGCCGGCACAATCTGCTCTACTGGACCGGCGCGGACTGGTGGGGGCTCGGCCCGGGGGCGCACAGCCACGTCGGCGGGGTGCGCTGGTGGAACGTCAAGCACCCCACGACGTACGCCCAGCGGTTGGCCTCCGGAGCGTCACCCGGCCTGGCCCGCGAGGTGCTGACCGTCGACGAGGCGCACATGGAGGACGTGATGCTGCGGCTGCGGCTCGCCAGCGGGCTGCCGCTGGCGGTGCTCGACGCGGCCGGCCGGGCCGGCGCCGAGCGGGCACTGGCCAACGGCCTGCTGGCCGCCGGGGACTACGCCGCCGGCCGGGCGGTGCTCACCCTGCGCGGGCGACTGCTCGCCGACGCGGTCGTCCGCGACCTGCTGCCCTGA
- a CDS encoding enoyl-CoA hydratase-related protein, with product MTSPDVLVRVATARGVTTLTLDSPHNRNALSTALMTQLLAGLAAAVADDAIRVIVLDHTGPVFCAGADLKETAAAYASGTVPAGMLGDVLAALWECPKPVLARVAGPARAGGLGLIAAADLAVCADEATFAFTEVRIGVIPAVISATVLPRLHPRAAAELYLTGDTFDGRRAAEIGLVTASVPADALDDAVRRYCDSLVRGAPGALAGAKELLRRPGTAELRGDLTRLSALSTGYFLSDEGREGVTAFREKRLTRWVAALDADHGDHAG from the coding sequence ATGACCTCTCCCGACGTCCTCGTGCGGGTCGCCACGGCCCGTGGGGTGACCACCCTCACCCTGGACAGCCCGCACAACCGCAATGCGCTCTCCACCGCCCTGATGACCCAGTTGCTGGCCGGGCTGGCCGCCGCGGTGGCCGACGACGCGATCCGGGTGATCGTGCTGGACCACACGGGCCCGGTCTTCTGCGCGGGCGCGGACCTGAAGGAGACCGCCGCTGCGTACGCGAGCGGAACGGTGCCGGCCGGGATGCTTGGCGACGTCCTCGCGGCGCTCTGGGAGTGCCCGAAGCCGGTGCTCGCGCGGGTCGCCGGGCCGGCGCGGGCCGGCGGGCTGGGCCTGATCGCGGCCGCCGACCTGGCGGTCTGCGCCGACGAGGCGACCTTCGCGTTCACCGAGGTGCGGATCGGGGTGATCCCGGCGGTGATCTCCGCGACCGTGCTGCCCCGGCTGCACCCGCGCGCCGCCGCCGAGCTGTACCTGACCGGCGACACCTTCGACGGCCGACGGGCGGCCGAGATCGGCCTGGTCACCGCAAGCGTGCCGGCGGACGCGCTGGACGACGCGGTCCGGCGCTACTGCGACTCGCTTGTGCGCGGTGCGCCCGGCGCGCTGGCCGGCGCGAAGGAGCTGCTGCGCCGACCGGGTACCGCCGAGCTGCGGGGAGACCTGACCCGGCTGTCCGCCCTCTCGACCGGCTACTTCCTCTCCGACGAGGGGCGCGAGGGGGTCACCGCGTTCCGGGAGAAGCGATTGACGCGATGGGTGGCCGCTCTGGACGCGGATCACGGCGATCACGCGGGGTAG
- a CDS encoding SDR family NAD(P)-dependent oxidoreductase, with translation MGTLDGKVVVITGTGGGLGRVAALTFAREGAKVVGADIQIDGNNETVDLVRAAGGEMTSIAPVDLTDPEQARKLVEDAATVYGGLDVVYNNAAALRFGPMPDFSVEDWRYTITGELDIPYFVSKFAWPHLVRRGGGVIINAASMAGMIAGQVPPMVGHTAANAGVIGLTRQLALEGAPHGIRAVAVSPGPILTPASERDLGDNQAARDAITAKTLLKRFARPEEVAELVVFLASDRASYITGANYPVDGGATAW, from the coding sequence ATGGGAACGCTTGACGGCAAGGTCGTAGTCATCACCGGCACCGGCGGCGGTCTGGGCCGCGTCGCGGCGCTCACCTTCGCCCGCGAGGGCGCGAAGGTCGTCGGAGCCGACATCCAGATCGACGGCAACAACGAGACTGTCGACCTCGTCCGGGCGGCCGGCGGGGAGATGACGAGCATCGCGCCCGTCGACCTGACCGACCCGGAACAGGCCCGGAAGCTGGTCGAGGACGCCGCGACCGTCTACGGGGGGCTCGACGTGGTCTACAACAACGCTGCCGCGCTGCGCTTCGGCCCGATGCCGGACTTCTCGGTGGAGGACTGGCGCTACACCATCACCGGGGAACTCGACATTCCCTACTTCGTGTCGAAGTTCGCCTGGCCGCACCTGGTCCGGCGCGGTGGCGGCGTCATCATCAACGCCGCCTCGATGGCCGGCATGATCGCGGGCCAGGTCCCCCCGATGGTGGGCCACACCGCCGCGAACGCCGGCGTCATCGGTCTGACGCGGCAGCTCGCGCTCGAAGGCGCACCCCACGGCATCCGCGCCGTGGCCGTCAGCCCCGGCCCGATCCTCACCCCGGCAAGTGAGCGGGACCTCGGCGACAACCAGGCGGCCCGGGACGCCATCACGGCGAAGACGCTCCTCAAGCGCTTCGCCCGACCGGAGGAGGTCGCCGAGCTGGTGGTCTTCCTCGCGTCCGACCGGGCGTCGTACATCACCGGGGCGAACTACCCCGTCGACGGCGGCGCGACCGCCTGGTGA
- a CDS encoding MOSC domain-containing protein gives MTGRVAAVNIGVVTEAAWAGDASGRSGIDKRPVDGPVSVLTEGLAGDFIGERAVHGGPDMAVYAYAEEDAAWWSAEIGRSIRSGGFGENLTTYAIDLTGAVIGEQWAVGTAVLQVTMPRTPCTTFAGFWGVPDLIRRFTVRASPGAYLRVLREGEVGAGDPVEVVDRPAHGVTIGEVFRATSLEPELLPRLLDADDLPEPIREKVRRRLTFRG, from the coding sequence ATGACGGGCAGGGTGGCAGCGGTGAACATCGGCGTCGTGACCGAGGCGGCGTGGGCTGGCGACGCGAGCGGTCGCAGCGGCATCGACAAGCGACCTGTCGACGGGCCCGTGTCGGTGCTCACCGAGGGCCTGGCCGGTGACTTCATCGGTGAGCGGGCCGTGCACGGCGGGCCGGACATGGCCGTCTACGCGTACGCCGAGGAGGACGCCGCGTGGTGGTCGGCCGAGATCGGCCGGTCCATCCGCTCGGGCGGCTTCGGGGAGAACCTGACCACCTACGCCATCGACCTGACCGGCGCGGTCATCGGCGAGCAGTGGGCGGTGGGTACGGCGGTGCTCCAGGTGACGATGCCCCGTACCCCCTGCACGACGTTCGCGGGTTTCTGGGGAGTGCCCGACCTGATCCGGCGCTTCACCGTGCGGGCCAGCCCGGGGGCTTACCTGCGGGTGCTGCGCGAGGGTGAGGTGGGCGCCGGCGACCCGGTCGAGGTGGTGGACCGGCCCGCCCACGGGGTGACCATCGGTGAGGTGTTCCGGGCGACCAGCCTGGAGCCGGAGCTGCTGCCCCGCCTGCTCGACGCGGACGACCTGCCCGAGCCGATCCGGGAGAAGGTCCGCCGCCGTCTCACCTTCCGCGGCTGA
- the dnaJ gene encoding molecular chaperone DnaJ, translating into MARDYYGILGVSREASDDEIKRAYRKLARQFHPDVNPDPEAQEKFKDINAAYEVLSDDRKRQIVDLGGDPLAPGGGGAGGPGGPGGAGPFVGFQDIMDAFFGGAGGGARGPRPRTRPGADAILRLELDLHETAFGVEAPITVDTAVLCTTCSGAGTAAGTHLATCEACGGRGEVQSVQRTFLGQVVSARPCTVCQGYGTTIPHPCPTCAGDGRVRTRRSLTVKIPAGVEDGMRIRLAQQGEVGPGGGTAGDLYVEIHERPHDVYSRKGDDLHCRVTVPMTAAALGTRLTIKTLDSEETVDVKAGTQPASTLRLRARGVPHLRGTGRGDLYVHLDVRTPTKLDPDQEKMLRDFAKTRGEEVAELTKQGGFFSRMRDAFNGHA; encoded by the coding sequence GTGGCCAGGGACTACTACGGCATCCTCGGTGTCAGCCGGGAAGCCTCCGATGACGAGATCAAGCGCGCCTACCGCAAGCTGGCGCGCCAGTTCCACCCGGACGTCAATCCGGACCCGGAGGCTCAGGAGAAGTTCAAGGACATCAACGCCGCGTACGAGGTCCTCTCGGACGACCGGAAGCGGCAGATCGTCGACCTGGGTGGCGACCCGCTCGCCCCGGGAGGCGGCGGCGCCGGCGGCCCGGGTGGCCCCGGCGGGGCCGGCCCGTTCGTCGGTTTTCAGGACATCATGGACGCGTTCTTCGGCGGCGCCGGAGGTGGCGCCCGTGGCCCACGTCCGCGGACCCGCCCGGGCGCCGACGCGATCCTGCGACTCGAACTCGACCTGCACGAGACGGCGTTCGGCGTCGAGGCCCCGATCACCGTGGACACCGCCGTGCTCTGCACCACCTGCTCGGGCGCCGGCACGGCCGCCGGCACCCACCTGGCCACCTGCGAGGCGTGCGGTGGTCGGGGCGAGGTGCAGTCGGTGCAGCGCACCTTCCTCGGCCAGGTGGTCTCCGCCCGGCCGTGCACCGTCTGCCAGGGCTACGGCACCACCATCCCGCACCCCTGCCCCACCTGCGCCGGCGACGGCCGGGTACGCACCCGCCGCTCGCTCACCGTCAAGATCCCGGCCGGTGTCGAGGACGGCATGCGGATCCGGCTGGCCCAGCAGGGCGAGGTCGGCCCGGGCGGCGGCACCGCCGGCGACCTCTACGTGGAGATCCACGAGCGGCCGCACGACGTCTACTCCCGCAAGGGCGACGACCTGCACTGCCGCGTCACCGTGCCGATGACTGCCGCCGCGCTGGGCACCCGGCTCACCATCAAGACGCTTGACAGCGAGGAGACCGTCGACGTCAAGGCCGGCACCCAACCGGCCAGCACGCTGCGGCTGCGCGCCCGGGGTGTACCGCACCTGCGCGGCACCGGCCGGGGCGACCTCTACGTGCACCTCGACGTCCGGACGCCCACCAAGCTCGACCCCGACCAGGAGAAGATGCTGCGCGACTTCGCCAAAACCCGGGGCGAGGAGGTCGCCGAGCTGACCAAGCAGGGCGGCTTCTTCTCCCGGATGCGCGACGCGTTCAACGGCCACGCCTGA
- the hrcA gene encoding heat-inducible transcriptional repressor HrcA — protein sequence MGLDDRKLAVLRAIVEDYVSTQEPVGSKALVERHQLGVSPATVRNDMAVLEEEGYIRQPHTSAGRVPTDRGYRLFVDRLSRVKPLSPAERRAIERFLVGAVDLDDVVHRTVRLLAQLTRQVAVVQYPSLARSSVRHLELVPISTTRLMLVMIADTGRVEQRLVELPGPVPADDVTDLRRLVNEKLAGARLSDTPPLVQALVEEAPPKLRPAMTTLATVLLETLVERHEERIALAGTANLTRGGLLDFQGSLRPILEALEEEVVLLKLIGETEPSTTRVLIGDENEFDNLRAASVVSTGYGPGATIVGGLGVLGPTRMDYPGNIATVRAVARYVGELLAQN from the coding sequence ATGGGTCTGGACGACCGCAAGCTCGCCGTGCTCCGCGCCATCGTCGAGGACTACGTCTCCACCCAGGAGCCGGTCGGCAGCAAGGCCCTGGTCGAGCGGCACCAGCTCGGGGTCTCCCCGGCCACGGTCCGCAACGACATGGCTGTGCTGGAGGAGGAGGGCTACATCCGGCAGCCGCACACAAGTGCCGGCCGGGTGCCCACCGACCGCGGCTACCGCCTCTTCGTCGACAGGCTGTCCCGGGTCAAGCCGCTCAGCCCTGCCGAACGCCGGGCCATCGAGCGCTTCCTCGTCGGCGCGGTCGACCTCGACGACGTGGTGCACCGCACCGTACGCCTGCTCGCCCAGCTCACCCGGCAGGTGGCAGTCGTGCAGTACCCGTCGCTGGCCCGCTCCTCGGTGCGGCACCTGGAGCTGGTGCCGATCTCCACCACCCGGCTGATGCTCGTCATGATCGCCGACACCGGGCGGGTGGAGCAGCGGCTGGTGGAGCTGCCCGGGCCGGTCCCCGCCGACGACGTCACCGACCTGCGCCGGCTCGTCAACGAGAAGCTCGCCGGCGCCCGGCTGTCGGACACTCCGCCGCTGGTGCAGGCGCTTGTCGAGGAGGCGCCGCCCAAGCTGCGTCCGGCGATGACCACCCTCGCCACGGTCCTGCTGGAGACGCTCGTCGAGCGGCACGAGGAACGCATCGCCCTGGCCGGCACCGCCAACCTCACCCGGGGTGGCCTGCTCGACTTCCAGGGCTCGCTGCGGCCGATCCTTGAGGCCCTGGAGGAGGAGGTCGTGCTCCTCAAGCTCATCGGCGAGACCGAGCCCAGCACGACCCGGGTGTTGATCGGCGACGAGAACGAGTTCGACAACCTGCGCGCCGCCTCGGTGGTCAGCACCGGGTACGGCCCGGGGGCCACCATCGTGGGTGGCCTCGGCGTGTTGGGGCCCACCCGGATGGACTACCCCGGCAATATCGCCACGGTGCGCGCCGTGGCACGCTACGTGGGCGAGCTGCTGGCCCAGAACTGA
- a CDS encoding DUF4870 domain-containing protein yields the protein MTEPPRPPGAGDPGSYPPEPTPPGSSSAAEPPTAPLSGAPGPGGYPPAGGYPPPTGDQPPSGGYPPPGDYPPPGGYPPGGPTGGYPTGGAFGGPGGGYANNEDKTWALVAHFGGAAGMIISGGVLGWIAPLVALLARGNQSPTVRSHAVAALNFQLIWSIVGLVGWVLSCILIGFIGVGAAIILGAVFGIIAGIKANEGSLYRYPLSANLVK from the coding sequence ATGACTGAACCACCTCGCCCTCCCGGCGCGGGAGACCCCGGCAGTTACCCGCCGGAGCCGACTCCCCCGGGCTCGTCCTCCGCGGCCGAGCCGCCCACCGCACCACTGTCCGGGGCACCCGGCCCGGGCGGCTATCCCCCGGCCGGTGGCTATCCGCCGCCCACCGGTGACCAACCGCCGTCGGGCGGCTACCCTCCGCCGGGTGACTATCCGCCGCCTGGCGGTTACCCGCCGGGCGGCCCGACTGGCGGTTATCCGACCGGGGGCGCGTTCGGCGGTCCCGGTGGCGGTTACGCCAACAACGAGGACAAGACCTGGGCGCTTGTCGCGCACTTCGGTGGCGCGGCTGGGATGATCATCAGTGGGGGCGTACTCGGCTGGATCGCTCCGCTGGTGGCGCTGCTGGCCCGGGGCAACCAGTCCCCGACGGTCCGGTCACACGCCGTCGCCGCGCTCAACTTCCAGCTCATCTGGTCGATCGTCGGCCTGGTCGGCTGGGTGCTCTCGTGCATCCTGATCGGCTTCATCGGCGTCGGGGCGGCCATCATCCTCGGTGCCGTGTTCGGCATCATCGCCGGCATCAAGGCCAACGAGGGCAGCCTCTACCGCTACCCGCTCTCGGCCAACCTCGTCAAGTGA